The following are from one region of the Anabas testudineus chromosome 2, fAnaTes1.2, whole genome shotgun sequence genome:
- the LOC113163987 gene encoding uncharacterized protein LOC113163987 — translation MAETEGGEMVERGGDQRPVLVDLPQNHRVFLCVRVVETKETHRARSADTHHHHPRQVDAPRPRSRDAKTNLLSLKHRTLPTLSSPTWVDSVGVELRVSPVDPDLTHINRAKMKRNPGHMSRMNLDHVCKGMLSRWTVRVLVRVLVRTDGWRMSSLSHERAASVEKVEEAASQSVLLIHSDPYRGVGGQEVTEFNIKRAEERWWRRSDVITPRHGRSQAV, via the exons ATGGCGGAAACAGAGGGGGGGGAGATGGTGGAGAGGGGAGGTGATCAG CGTCCTGTTCTGGTGGATCTGCCCCAGAACCACcgggtgtttctgtgtgtgcgtgtggtgGAGACAAAAGAGACGCACCGTGCGCGTTCAGCGGACACTCACCATCATCATCCCCGACAGGTTGACGCGCCTCGTCCGCGTTCACGTGACGCCAAAACGAACCTCCTGAGCCTGAAACACCGAACTCTTCCAACGCTGTCATCCCCGACCTGGGTGGATTCCGTCGGTGTGGAGCTCCGTGTGTCCCCGGTGGATCCCGACCTCACGCACATAAACCGGGCTAAAATGAAAAGGAACCCGGGTCACATGTCGCGTATGAACCTGGACCATGTGTGCAAAGGAATGCTGAGCCGCTGGACCGTCCGGGTCCTGGTCCGGGTCCTGGTCCGGACGGACGGATGGAGGATGTCGAGCCTCTCACATGAACGCGCAGCGTCGGTGGAGAAGGTGGAAGAAGCCGCGTCACAGTCGGTGCTGCTGATCCACAGCGACCCCTACAGGGGGGTCGGGGGACAGGAAGTGACGGAATTCAATATAAAAAGAGCGGAAGAG CGCTGGTGGAGGCGGAGTGACGTCATAACGCCGAGGCATGGGCGGAGCCAAGCTGTATAA
- the tmem198b gene encoding transmembrane protein 198-B translates to MTTTLETLLAQPDQELSPEHLEGCESPGGQYKVVPSVVCSMCCLFGIIYCFFGYRCFKAVMFLTGLMFGSVVIFMLCYKERVLDTQLSVEASVGIGLGIGTLCGLVTMLVRSVGLFMVGLLLGLLVAMATLVGMEELSDSPPRSVWVPLGVLLGLGMLFAVLTLQWQRLFTTLSTAMFGAAVITVALDYFVELFALILYMYERMKAAPGKPVCWLTWVVLGVWPALTLLGVIVQWKVTAGGYSHTKVIISRQQRRMQVMRIRQRDDRYRNKKKKKQQHGSSTHHHQAKQLHPEPAYRRKPNPIRRYDTDVLSPSYIQSFRDRQVQAQPFPSRLIGGPHAVVDVGYNCSSTTPLTGAAGPSLRV, encoded by the exons ATGACGACCACCCTGGAGACACTGCTGGCTCAGCCGGACCAGGAGCTGAGTCCCGAGCACCTGGAAGGCTGCGAGAGCCCCGGCGGTCAGTACAAGGTGGTTCCCTCTGTCGTCTGCTCAATGTGCTGTCTCTTCGGCATCATTTACTGCTTCTTTG GCTATCGATGCTTCAAGGCAGTGATGTTTCTGACAGGGCTGATGTTTGGCTCTGTTGTCATCTTCATGCTCTGCTACAAGGAGCGCGTGCTGGACACCCAGCTGAGCGTGGAGGCCTCAGTGGGCATTGGCCTGGGCATCGGCACGCTCTGTGGCCTGGTCACCATGCTTGTTCGCAGCGTGGGCCTCTTTATGGTTGGCCTTCTGCTGGGCCTGCTGGTGGCCATGGCCACGCTGGTGGGCATGGAGGAGCTTTCCGACAGCCCGCCGCGCTCCGTTTGGGTGCCTCTGGGCGTGCTGCTTGGCCTGGGCATGCTGTTTGCTGTGCTCACTCTGCAATGGCAGCGCCTCTTTACCACGCTGTCCACAGCGATGTTCGGTGCAGCAGTCATCACTGTGGCGTTGGACTACTTTGTGGAGCTCTTTGCACTCATTCTCTACATGTACGAGCGGATGAAGGCGGCGCCTGGCAAGCCGGTGTGCTGGCTGACATGGGTGGTGCTTGGGGTGTGGCCTGCTCTCACACTGCTGGGTGTTATTGTCCAGTGGAAGGTCACCGCTGGGGGATACTCCCACACCAAGG TCATCATCAGtagacagcagaggaggatgCAGGTGATGCGAATACGTCAGCGAGACGACCGCTATcgtaacaagaagaagaagaagcaacagCATGGCTCCTCCACCCACCATCACCAGGCCAAGCAACTCCACCCAGAGCCCGCCTACCGCCGTAAACCCAACCCCATTCGGCGCTACGACACGGACGTGCTCTCACCA AGCTACATCCAGAGTTTCCGAGACCGACAGGTGCAGGCACAGCCCTTCCCAAGCAGGCTGATAGGCGGACCCCATGCCGTGGTGGATGTGGGATACAACTGCAGCTCTACGACGCCCCTCACTGGAGCAGCAGGACCTTCGCTACGGGTCTGA
- the desmb gene encoding desmin b, which produces MASYSASAQSASSYRRSFGHGTYASPSLNRSLLGHSGGSGGHVTSRVYEMSRTSSTPAYRASSTYYGRPLASSRASVSRSYAGMGETLDFSLADALNQEFLTTRTNEKAELQHLNDRFASYIEKVRFLEQQNQALTVEVERLRGREPTRIADLYEEEMNELRRQVEILTNQRSRIEVERDNLADDLDKLKVRLQEEILQKEEAENNLAAFRADVDAATLARLDLERRIETLQEEIAFLKKIHEEEIRELQIQMQETQVQIQMDMSKPDLTAALRDIRAQYEGIAAKNIAEAEDWYKSKVSDLNQAVSKNNEALKQARQETMEFRHQIQAYTCEIDSLKGTNESLMRQMRDMEDRHGREATGFQETIARLEAEIANMKDEMARHLREYQDLLNVKMALDVEIATYRKLLEGEESRIALPVQSYSTLTLRETSPEHQRSSEMHSKKTVLIKTIETRDGEVVSESTQHQQDIM; this is translated from the exons ATGGCCTCCTACAGTGCCTCCGCCCAATCCGCCTCCTCCTACCGCCGCTCCTTCGGCCACGGCACCTACGCCTCGCCCTCCCTCAACCGCTCCCTGCTGGGCCACAGTGGCGGCAGTGGGGGTCACGTCACCTCCAGGGTCTACGAGATGAGCCGGACGAGCTCCACTCCGGCCTACCGGGCCTCCTCCACCTACTACGGCAGGCCACTGGCCTCATCACGGGCCTCCGTCAGCCGCTCCTATGCTGGCATGGGCGAGACGCTGGACTTCAGCCTGGCTGACGCCCTGAACCAAGAGTTCCTGACCACGCGGACCAACGAGAAGGCTGAGCTGCAGCACCTGAACGACCGCTTCGCCAGCTACATCGAGAAGGTCCGCTTCCTggagcagcagaaccaggcgCTGACTGTGGAGGTGGAGCGTCTGCGTGGCCGGGAGCCGACGCGCATCGCCGACCTGTACGAGGAGGAGATGAACGAGCTGAGGAGGCAGGTGGAGATCCTGACCAATCAGAGGTCACGTATAGAGGTGGAGCGGGACAACTTGGCCGATGACCTGGACAAGCTCAAAGTCAG ACTCCAGGAGGAGATTCTCCagaaagaggaagcagaaaaCAACCTGGCTGCCTTCAGGGCG GACGTAGACGCTGCCACCTTGGCCCGTCTGGACCTGGAGAGACGCATTGAGACTCTGCAGGAGGAGATCGCCTTCCTGAAGAAGATCCACGAAGAG GAGATCCGTGAGCTGCAGATCCAGATGCAGGAGACTCAGGTTCAGATCCAGATGGACATGTCCAAACCAGACctgacagcagcactgagagacatcagagcccagtatgaaGGCATCGCTGCCAAGAACATCGCTGAGGCTGAAGACTGGTACAAGTCCAAG GTATCTGACCTGAACCAGGCGGTGAGCAAGAACAATGAAGCCTTGAAGCAGGCCCGGCAGGAGACCATGGAGTTCAGACACCAGATCCAGGCTTACACCTGTGAGATCGACTCACTTAAAGGCACG AACGAGTCCCTGATGAGACAGATGAGGGACATGGAGGACCGTCATGGACGTGAGGCCACCGGCTTCCAGGAGACCATCGCCCGGCTGGAGGCGGAGATCGCCAACATGAAGGACGAGATGGCCCGCCACCTCCGCGAATACCAGGATCTCCTCAACGTAAAGATGGCGCTGGACGTGGAGATCGCCACCTACAGGAAGCTGCTGGAAGGCGAAGAGAGCAG GATTGCCTTACCTGTGCAGAGCTACTCCACCTTGACTTTGAGAG AGACAAGCCCTGAACACCAGCGCTCCTCTGAGATGCATTCAAAGAAAACTGTCCTCATCAAGACCATCGAGACCCGCGATGGAGAG GTCGTCAGCGAGTCGACGCAGCACCAGCAGGACATCATGTAA